The Planctomycetota bacterium genome window below encodes:
- a CDS encoding protein-L-isoaspartate(D-aspartate) O-methyltransferase, giving the protein MRPAPPPPKERLDPAPPQPAPRAEERADMVRLQLERRDVSSAAVLEAMRKVPRHEFVPQPLQHRAYDDNPLPIGHGQTISQPYIVGYMTQALALKAGDRVLEIGTGSGYQAAVLAELTPHVYTIEIIKALGEEAAARLKRLGYKTVEVKVADGYFGWEEKGPFDAIIVTCAAGSVPPPLLKQLKPGGRMCIPVGPPGLFQDLVLVTKDAEGKVRTESLMGVAFVPLTREVR; this is encoded by the coding sequence ATCCGACCCGCCCCGCCCCCCCCCAAGGAGCGGCTAGACCCCGCTCCTCCCCAGCCTGCCCCCAGGGCCGAGGAGAGAGCGGACATGGTGCGCCTCCAGCTCGAGCGCCGCGACGTGTCGAGCGCCGCGGTGCTCGAGGCCATGCGCAAGGTGCCACGCCACGAGTTCGTGCCCCAGCCCCTCCAGCACCGCGCCTACGACGACAACCCGCTGCCCATCGGCCACGGCCAGACCATTTCACAGCCCTACATTGTGGGCTACATGACCCAGGCGCTGGCGCTCAAGGCCGGCGATAGAGTGCTCGAGATCGGCACGGGCTCCGGCTACCAGGCCGCCGTGCTGGCCGAACTGACGCCGCACGTCTATACCATCGAGATCATCAAGGCCCTCGGCGAGGAAGCGGCGGCGCGCCTGAAGCGCCTGGGCTACAAGACCGTTGAGGTCAAAGTGGCCGACGGCTACTTCGGCTGGGAGGAGAAGGGGCCGTTCGATGCCATCATCGTCACCTGCGCCGCGGGCAGCGTGCCGCCGCCGCTGCTCAAGCAGCTCAAGCCGGGCGGCCGCATGTGCATCCCCGTCGGGCCCCCGGGCCTTTTCCAGGACCTCGTGCTCGTAACGAAGGACGCCGAGGGCAAGGTGCGGACGGAGAGCCTGATGGGCGTGGCCTTCGTGCCGCTGACGAGAGAGGTGAGATGA
- a CDS encoding TraR/DksA family transcriptional regulator translates to MNKQELAFYKKLLLERRSMLAGDVNHLEEGALRKSKDDAATLDISNFADLGSDNFEQDFMIGLIENSEETLREIDAALDRIDRNTFGLCEESGHPIGKDRLKVIPWARLCIECQRKAEQETKE, encoded by the coding sequence ATGAACAAGCAGGAGCTGGCCTTCTACAAGAAGCTGCTGCTCGAGCGGCGCAGCATGCTGGCGGGTGACGTGAACCACTTGGAGGAGGGCGCCCTGCGCAAGTCGAAGGACGATGCGGCCACGCTCGATATCTCGAACTTCGCGGACCTGGGCAGCGACAATTTCGAGCAGGACTTCATGATCGGCCTGATCGAGAACTCCGAGGAGACCCTGCGCGAGATTGACGCGGCGCTCGATCGGATCGACCGGAATACGTTCGGCCTCTGCGAGGAGTCGGGGCACCCGATCGGCAAGGACCGCCTCAAGGTCATCCCCTGGGCCAGACTGTGCATCGAATGCCAGCGCAAGGCTGAGCAAGAGACCAAGGAATAA
- the lspA gene encoding signal peptidase II, with translation MRTGHIFGLTAALGLVADLVSKHYVFAFLSQLAPDAHGRLRYPVLEPWLVLQLERNTGGVFGVLRGKGYVFAVLAVAALGVVAWMLRKAGPDQRLLPLALGLVAAGAVGNLVDRLWFGHVRDFLYVEIINWPAFNVADACICVAAGLLVLEIYRAEARERREGAARGGGKR, from the coding sequence ATGCGGACCGGGCACATCTTCGGCCTCACAGCCGCCTTGGGCCTCGTCGCGGACCTCGTCTCGAAACACTACGTCTTCGCCTTCCTGAGCCAGCTTGCGCCGGATGCCCACGGGCGGCTCCGCTACCCGGTGCTCGAGCCGTGGCTCGTGCTCCAGCTCGAGCGGAACACGGGCGGCGTGTTCGGCGTGCTGCGCGGCAAAGGCTACGTGTTCGCCGTTCTCGCGGTGGCCGCTCTGGGCGTGGTGGCCTGGATGTTGCGCAAGGCCGGGCCCGACCAGCGGCTGCTGCCGCTTGCCTTGGGCCTGGTAGCCGCCGGCGCCGTGGGCAACCTGGTGGACCGCCTCTGGTTCGGCCACGTGCGCGACTTCCTCTACGTGGAAATCATCAACTGGCCGGCCTTCAACGTCGCGGACGCGTGCATCTGCGTGGCCGCGGGCCTGCTTGTGCTTGAGATCTACCGGGCCGAGGCCCGCGAGCGGCGGGAGGGCGCAGCCCGAGGCGGAGGCAAGCGGTGA
- a CDS encoding NPCBM/NEW2 domain-containing protein yields MLVRLCLLLTATSQAVAASAGAAPPRAAVRAVTVDDQVVEGILLGVHATPAVELKVGNEPRQLACADLLALEFRRGQPLPEAGTAAITLRNGDTLRGAVEGGTSRAVTLRTGAFGVAECPLPAIARIELPGPQPGQPFQAAEKLDRLLLRNGETVEGTLESLGATGIKFRSALLGDLEVAFDRLTAVALATHAAPSPGPADGVVAIASADDGTTVSGQLKGLKAGHLELQAAFGPTLALRVDRLLHLEFRGGRLAYLSDLEPSAVRETPYFDLVWSYRRDRSVDGNPLRLGGQTFRKGLGVHSRCVLTYTLGGTYRRFLATVGIDDEVGEKGNVDVAVQVDGVTRFERKGLTGRDQPVPVALDVTGAARLTLVVDFGGDFDICDHVDWANARLIR; encoded by the coding sequence ATGCTGGTCCGATTATGCCTCCTGCTCACGGCCACTTCCCAGGCGGTAGCCGCCTCGGCCGGAGCCGCGCCGCCGCGGGCGGCCGTGCGCGCAGTGACCGTAGACGATCAGGTCGTCGAGGGGATCCTCCTGGGCGTCCATGCCACGCCAGCAGTCGAACTCAAGGTGGGCAATGAGCCGCGGCAGCTCGCCTGCGCTGATCTCCTCGCCCTGGAGTTTCGCAGGGGCCAGCCCCTCCCCGAAGCCGGCACGGCCGCGATCACGCTGCGCAACGGCGACACGCTCCGCGGAGCCGTCGAGGGGGGCACCAGCCGCGCCGTGACGCTCCGCACGGGGGCGTTCGGCGTCGCGGAGTGTCCCCTCCCCGCCATCGCGCGCATCGAGTTGCCCGGCCCCCAACCTGGCCAACCGTTCCAGGCGGCCGAGAAGCTCGACCGCCTGCTCCTGCGCAACGGCGAGACTGTCGAGGGCACCCTCGAATCGCTGGGCGCAACGGGCATCAAGTTCCGCTCCGCCCTTCTCGGCGACCTCGAGGTGGCCTTCGACCGCCTCACGGCGGTCGCCCTGGCCACCCACGCGGCGCCGTCGCCCGGCCCGGCCGACGGCGTGGTGGCCATCGCCAGCGCCGACGACGGCACCACGGTGTCCGGTCAACTCAAGGGCCTCAAGGCCGGCCACCTGGAGCTCCAGGCCGCATTCGGCCCGACTCTGGCGCTCCGCGTGGACCGGCTGCTCCATCTGGAGTTCCGCGGCGGGCGCCTGGCGTATCTCTCGGATCTCGAGCCGAGCGCGGTCCGGGAGACGCCCTACTTCGACCTCGTGTGGAGCTACCGCCGCGACCGCAGCGTGGATGGCAACCCTCTGCGCCTGGGCGGGCAGACCTTCCGCAAAGGCCTCGGCGTGCACTCGCGCTGCGTGCTCACCTACACCCTGGGCGGCACCTACCGCCGCTTCCTGGCCACCGTGGGCATTGACGACGAGGTGGGCGAGAAGGGGAACGTGGACGTCGCGGTCCAGGTGGACGGTGTCACAAGGTTCGAGCGCAAGGGCCTCACGGGCCGAGACCAGCCTGTTCCCGTCGCTCTCGACGTGACCGGGGCCGCCCGCCTCACGCTGGTGGTGGACTTCGGCGGGGACTTCGACATCTGCGATCACGTGGACTGGGCGAACGCTCGCCTGATCCGCTGA
- a CDS encoding S41 family peptidase — protein sequence MRRPCLAVSLIVALCLLPLAAAAEADLQKQVDAIVSRLKRASIEELFTAQRELTQLGADAVPFLKDQLAKAQPPAQVALAKALCELGSAQDTVRPLVALIEAKRAPELAVAAATILGEEPARDLPVTERELYRLADDASLAPEVARAVARALYFTATTDESLKKANAALRRLLASAKDEGVRRDCALVLAEIDDFAEPVEGILKAMEAEPTPTGRLARVLLQNRSLRALLLRPKSREGSLNDKLLEEVKGRIQMFHVEEPLPDHILVNSAARGMVSAVQAGPHPDRHSAYFDEEDWKKFREHISGHYGGIGAVVQFLKHFDAADTPLFTVVRPSYNGPAYKAGVRSYDRILEVEGQPTTGKQADDIVGLLRGKPGSEVEITVTSPGSAEKRKLKVTRADIDVPSVSSRVLPGKVGYVRLTVFSEMTSRDLDKALAALERDGIVALILDLRNNPGGQLQSAVEISDQFLKDDKLIVYTEGRNKRVAPREEFRTKDPTTHPDYPIVVLVNGGSASASEIVAGALQDHKRAILVGQKTYGKGSVQKLFPLQATAGQSGLKLTVAKYFLPSGRSIHGKGVEPDIRVAYQAPYTAKEFEHLRETGAFHRYTATHFAQHKETLSRLADFDGLDPAAYPGFDAWYKELGNGVSRDKARRLLRAWLRIVVADDRGAEFACDCEEDTQLQRAILEALKPFPNVDPKEIPEYRAFALKPPAAEPPAKDDEPTEHPPEE from the coding sequence ATGCGTCGCCCATGCCTTGCCGTGAGCCTGATCGTCGCCCTGTGTCTCCTGCCGCTGGCCGCGGCGGCAGAGGCCGACCTCCAGAAGCAGGTGGATGCGATCGTCTCGCGCCTGAAGCGGGCCAGCATCGAGGAACTGTTCACGGCCCAGCGCGAGCTCACGCAGCTCGGGGCCGATGCAGTGCCGTTCCTCAAGGACCAGCTCGCCAAGGCCCAGCCGCCGGCGCAGGTGGCCCTGGCTAAGGCCCTCTGCGAGCTGGGGAGCGCTCAGGACACCGTGCGCCCCCTTGTGGCCCTGATCGAGGCGAAGCGTGCGCCCGAGCTGGCCGTGGCGGCGGCCACGATTCTCGGCGAGGAGCCGGCGCGGGACCTGCCCGTCACCGAGCGCGAGCTGTATCGGCTGGCCGACGACGCGTCGCTCGCGCCCGAAGTGGCCCGCGCCGTGGCCCGAGCCTTGTATTTCACCGCCACAACCGACGAGAGCCTCAAGAAGGCCAACGCGGCCTTGCGGCGCCTCCTCGCGTCCGCGAAAGACGAGGGGGTGCGGCGCGACTGCGCCCTCGTGCTCGCCGAGATTGACGACTTCGCGGAACCGGTCGAGGGCATTCTGAAGGCGATGGAGGCCGAGCCGACGCCCACGGGGCGCCTGGCCCGTGTGCTGCTCCAGAATCGCAGCCTCCGCGCCCTCCTCCTGCGGCCCAAGAGCCGCGAGGGTTCGCTCAACGACAAGCTCCTCGAAGAGGTCAAGGGCCGCATCCAGATGTTCCACGTCGAGGAGCCGCTCCCCGACCATATCCTCGTCAATTCGGCGGCCAGGGGCATGGTCAGCGCGGTCCAAGCCGGCCCTCACCCTGACCGGCACAGCGCCTACTTCGACGAGGAGGACTGGAAGAAGTTCCGCGAGCATATCTCGGGCCACTACGGCGGCATCGGGGCCGTGGTGCAGTTCCTCAAGCATTTCGACGCTGCCGACACGCCGCTCTTCACGGTGGTGCGCCCCAGCTACAACGGCCCTGCTTACAAGGCAGGCGTGCGTTCCTACGACCGCATCCTCGAGGTCGAGGGGCAGCCCACTACGGGCAAGCAGGCCGACGACATCGTCGGCCTCCTGCGCGGCAAACCGGGGTCCGAAGTCGAGATCACCGTCACCAGCCCAGGGTCCGCCGAGAAGCGCAAGCTCAAGGTCACCCGCGCCGACATTGACGTGCCGAGCGTGAGCTCCCGCGTTCTGCCGGGCAAGGTGGGCTATGTTCGCCTGACCGTGTTCAGCGAGATGACCTCGCGCGACCTCGACAAGGCGCTCGCCGCGCTGGAGCGCGACGGCATCGTGGCCCTCATCCTCGACCTGCGCAACAACCCCGGCGGCCAGCTTCAGAGCGCCGTGGAGATCAGCGACCAGTTCCTCAAGGACGACAAGCTGATCGTCTACACCGAGGGCCGCAACAAGCGTGTGGCGCCGCGCGAGGAGTTCCGCACGAAGGACCCGACCACCCATCCCGACTATCCCATCGTGGTGCTGGTGAACGGCGGCAGCGCCAGCGCATCGGAGATCGTGGCCGGCGCGCTCCAGGACCACAAGCGCGCGATCCTCGTCGGGCAGAAGACCTACGGCAAGGGCAGCGTGCAGAAACTCTTCCCGCTCCAGGCCACCGCGGGCCAGAGCGGGCTCAAGCTCACCGTGGCCAAGTATTTCCTGCCCAGCGGCCGCAGCATCCACGGCAAAGGCGTGGAGCCCGACATCCGCGTGGCCTACCAGGCGCCTTACACGGCCAAGGAGTTCGAGCACTTGCGCGAGACCGGCGCCTTCCACCGCTACACGGCCACCCACTTCGCCCAGCACAAGGAGACCTTGAGCCGACTGGCCGACTTCGACGGTCTGGACCCGGCGGCCTATCCCGGCTTCGACGCCTGGTACAAGGAACTCGGCAACGGCGTCAGTCGCGACAAGGCGCGCCGCCTGCTGCGCGCCTGGCTCCGCATCGTGGTGGCCGACGACCGGGGCGCCGAGTTCGCCTGCGACTGCGAGGAGGACACGCAACTCCAGCGCGCCATTCTCGAGGCCCTCAAGCCGTTCCCGAACGTGGACCCCAAGGAGATCCCCGAGTATCGCGCCTTCGCCCTCAAGCCCCCTGCGGCCGAACCGCCGGCCAAGGACGATGAACCGACGGAACATCCGCCGGAGGAATAG
- a CDS encoding PQQ-binding-like beta-propeller repeat protein, translated as MLRRTFSAISGVCLALSSLDSYAAETRPPSDDTSLYLEADRDAEKLLATARAEARTGNWRAAVEAYQRVADYAGKAGAQPLVASQTSPAVYLTVQQAAALELAKLPRPALETYRQAYDTPAKALLDRGVTARDVSVLETVALRYLASSWGDDALMALGSLAFERADFVGALSAWGRLLDACAEPSVPLHSVLARMWVCHKMLGHTGAALAIAERLRAQYAAKMLRVAGEDLAVAAFLGREVTPPTLPPLGSWPALGGDATHARVAAGFEDVGGLAWRFPLPHAAAWSQSPDTGESPYPIAMPMIATVRGPRAFLADHDGVYALNLETGTPAWLFPDAPEHGPAPILDETLHAVACSDGRAFVRMAQGLAAFDEATGRLLWRKMFAHERREPAPEEKPAEEPPQRGPEEKDAPRKAKGRPGKSLGAKSTLLLTPPVVAGARVYVGITHLGEEARASLVALDAATGQELWRTFACSRSIPAFLGMGATPAPPAVSGGTVYYATNLGAVAAVDAATGALRWVHRYASFPTHLRRSVLERNERWTNIPPIVSTGMVLLAPQDASSVLALDAVSGSLAWSAPRQGARYLLGVDEAIAFAVGSHVAALDALTGRRLWEIELPGAAAAWPALCRGRLYVPTGKALLAVQTPDGTLATARLWQPGEAPGNVTVGEHALLVATRDRLCAYSDWAGTLAALAPRRDKDPNDPLLPLIAGLHELERGEWQAAIPLLENAHRLADARKDQDSARRARQALFAAWRALGEQGDDTALAKSATLADTPQGGVAALLALACRHEERRRPAEAIAAYHRTIAEFGATPCRIEGGLTVAAQALAAGEIARMIRTQGRAPYRAIETAAAKQLAEAETEAALEAVVRTFPNSAAAEQAMLRLLARPNAKALAPHLASLAQAMPADAASEARAALEAKFAELSRDAGTGQPMSPRWQVQTRIAHQRLQVLSLPGAPPGLIYFATGRRSFERTTPYDAVECRRADTGQLVWQREVDDWNGLALFAGGQFILAAFDQLRALDPATGMERWTVALAETIAEAPPEPKVAPRPPPAPGLDPEEEAPWRPLPRRRAEHRRVVALAAGRQTLYAGLAGGQVGAFALADGRKAWSRQLDTRVLLARGLFVHNGRVWACAESPAAVIGVKEQDGTPDLTIGFRRDEAAFRLPRLTDRPAWVPALGRLYVVVDDHTVHALDLGAGKSLWESHLDFSINRILASDDGRFAYAVPDSFLHNAQIVSLLADTGKVHRRRTVLGGSLTDAALTPAALYVAERDTDNALVVRALEPGNLAERWRAAPLPVAQPSPLAVGDRFVAIAGRHAGQRTAFLLDAATGRILGDASPRGASELSTALAEDLLVLATDRGVFAFGSSQREALDQRIAALGPRAEAGDLAALASLATALYQRGDERHAIAMLARACASEALSASDYATLKDQLNSLRESLAARSPATFEAAHMAVPPNIDGAIDEPWRADLAARLDDPTAIDEVQGIPISEARWRSPSDLSAVVYTGWDARYFYFAVDVTDDVHRTYTSQGETWIGDGLIISVDCENDGGYGYRFTSRDLLLTLALTRKDERRDDEGEDEPSGEYRVRLKEDNSGAVYEVALPWDYLGIEDPKPGLRFGFNVTVTDDDGDRAVKCISLTPGMILDRDRALMVRGFTPAYFGDVVLTGRPAGPAPLWTPPVAPRDDAVRVHRIRLSKEK; from the coding sequence GTGCTGCGGAGGACATTTTCCGCCATTAGCGGCGTTTGCCTGGCTCTCAGCAGCCTCGACTCCTACGCTGCCGAGACCCGGCCGCCGAGCGACGACACGTCGCTCTACCTCGAGGCCGATCGCGACGCCGAGAAGCTCCTCGCCACGGCCCGCGCCGAGGCCCGCACAGGCAACTGGCGCGCGGCGGTAGAGGCGTACCAGCGCGTCGCTGATTACGCAGGTAAGGCGGGGGCGCAGCCCCTCGTGGCGTCGCAGACCAGCCCCGCCGTGTACCTGACGGTCCAGCAGGCCGCCGCCCTCGAACTCGCCAAGCTTCCCCGCCCCGCGCTCGAGACCTATCGCCAAGCCTACGACACCCCCGCCAAAGCCCTGCTTGACCGCGGCGTGACTGCGCGGGATGTCTCGGTGCTTGAGACCGTCGCCCTGCGCTACCTTGCGAGTTCGTGGGGCGACGACGCATTGATGGCCCTCGGGTCGCTGGCCTTCGAGCGTGCAGACTTCGTAGGCGCCCTGTCGGCTTGGGGGCGCTTGCTGGACGCGTGCGCCGAGCCCAGTGTGCCCCTCCATTCGGTTCTCGCCCGCATGTGGGTCTGCCACAAGATGCTGGGCCACACGGGGGCGGCGCTGGCCATCGCCGAGCGCCTCCGCGCGCAGTACGCGGCGAAGATGCTTCGCGTGGCTGGCGAGGACCTCGCGGTCGCCGCGTTCCTTGGCCGCGAAGTCACGCCGCCTACTTTGCCGCCGCTGGGTTCGTGGCCGGCGTTGGGCGGGGACGCCACGCACGCCAGGGTGGCGGCTGGGTTCGAGGATGTGGGCGGGTTGGCCTGGCGCTTCCCCCTCCCCCACGCCGCCGCGTGGAGCCAGAGCCCTGACACGGGCGAGTCTCCCTATCCCATTGCCATGCCTATGATTGCAACTGTGCGGGGCCCCCGAGCATTCCTGGCGGACCATGACGGCGTGTACGCATTGAATCTCGAGACCGGAACCCCCGCCTGGCTGTTCCCCGACGCACCTGAGCACGGTCCAGCCCCCATCCTCGACGAGACACTGCACGCTGTTGCGTGCTCGGACGGGCGGGCATTCGTTCGCATGGCCCAGGGCCTTGCCGCGTTCGACGAGGCCACTGGCCGCCTGCTCTGGCGCAAGATGTTCGCTCACGAGAGGCGCGAGCCAGCCCCCGAGGAGAAACCCGCGGAGGAGCCCCCCCAGAGGGGACCCGAGGAGAAAGATGCCCCACGCAAGGCGAAGGGGAGGCCGGGCAAGTCCCTGGGGGCAAAGAGCACCCTCCTCCTGACCCCGCCCGTGGTGGCTGGGGCAAGGGTGTACGTCGGCATCACCCACCTGGGGGAGGAGGCTCGAGCCAGCCTGGTTGCTCTCGACGCCGCGACGGGGCAGGAACTCTGGCGCACGTTCGCCTGCTCCCGCAGCATCCCGGCGTTTCTCGGCATGGGGGCAACACCGGCCCCGCCGGCTGTATCGGGCGGCACCGTCTACTACGCCACCAACCTCGGCGCCGTGGCCGCTGTGGACGCAGCTACAGGGGCGCTCCGCTGGGTGCATCGCTACGCCTCGTTCCCTACGCACCTGCGGCGCAGCGTCCTCGAACGCAACGAGCGCTGGACCAACATCCCCCCCATTGTCTCCACGGGCATGGTGCTTCTGGCGCCCCAGGACGCTTCCAGCGTCCTGGCCTTGGATGCGGTGAGCGGCTCTCTTGCCTGGTCGGCTCCGCGACAGGGGGCCCGGTATCTGCTCGGCGTTGACGAGGCCATCGCCTTCGCCGTGGGGAGCCACGTGGCCGCCCTGGATGCGCTCACGGGACGGCGCCTGTGGGAGATCGAGTTGCCCGGCGCGGCGGCTGCGTGGCCCGCTCTGTGCCGCGGGCGCCTCTATGTTCCCACGGGCAAGGCGCTCCTCGCGGTCCAGACCCCCGACGGCACGCTGGCCACCGCGCGTCTCTGGCAGCCGGGAGAGGCGCCCGGAAACGTGACGGTCGGGGAGCATGCGCTCCTCGTGGCCACCCGCGATCGCCTCTGCGCCTACAGCGACTGGGCAGGGACCCTGGCCGCTCTCGCCCCACGACGCGATAAGGACCCGAATGATCCCTTGCTGCCGCTCATTGCGGGACTCCACGAACTGGAGCGCGGGGAATGGCAAGCGGCCATTCCACTTCTTGAGAATGCCCATCGCCTCGCGGACGCCCGAAAGGACCAGGATAGTGCGCGCCGTGCCCGTCAGGCCCTGTTTGCGGCCTGGCGCGCGTTGGGTGAGCAGGGAGACGACACCGCCCTCGCGAAGTCCGCGACGCTTGCCGACACACCACAAGGGGGCGTGGCGGCCCTTCTCGCGCTCGCATGCCGCCACGAGGAGCGGCGGCGCCCTGCGGAAGCCATTGCCGCTTACCACAGAACCATCGCAGAGTTCGGCGCGACGCCATGCCGCATCGAAGGCGGCTTGACCGTTGCGGCGCAGGCCCTCGCGGCGGGGGAGATCGCCCGAATGATTCGCACTCAGGGGCGCGCGCCCTACCGAGCCATCGAGACGGCCGCGGCGAAGCAGCTCGCTGAGGCGGAGACCGAGGCGGCGCTCGAGGCGGTCGTCCGCACGTTTCCGAACAGTGCGGCGGCGGAGCAGGCCATGCTCCGCCTGCTCGCGAGGCCGAATGCCAAGGCCCTTGCGCCGCACCTCGCCTCGCTCGCACAAGCGATGCCCGCCGACGCGGCCTCCGAGGCCCGGGCGGCCCTCGAAGCCAAGTTCGCCGAGCTCTCCCGCGACGCAGGGACGGGGCAGCCCATGTCGCCTCGCTGGCAGGTCCAGACGCGCATCGCACACCAGCGGCTGCAAGTGCTCTCCCTGCCCGGCGCTCCTCCAGGGCTGATCTACTTCGCCACAGGGCGGCGCAGCTTCGAGCGCACGACACCCTACGACGCCGTCGAGTGCCGCCGAGCCGACACAGGCCAGCTCGTGTGGCAGCGCGAGGTGGATGACTGGAATGGGCTCGCCCTTTTCGCGGGCGGCCAATTCATCCTTGCGGCCTTCGATCAGTTGCGGGCGCTGGACCCTGCCACAGGGATGGAGCGCTGGACAGTGGCGCTCGCGGAGACCATCGCGGAGGCCCCGCCCGAGCCCAAGGTGGCCCCCAGGCCACCGCCCGCCCCAGGGCTCGATCCCGAGGAAGAAGCGCCCTGGAGGCCCCTGCCCCGCCGACGGGCCGAGCACCGCCGCGTGGTGGCCCTGGCGGCAGGGCGCCAGACGCTCTACGCGGGCCTCGCGGGCGGCCAAGTGGGAGCCTTCGCCCTGGCCGACGGCCGGAAAGCGTGGAGCCGCCAGCTCGACACCCGGGTGCTGCTCGCCAGGGGGCTCTTCGTTCACAACGGGCGGGTCTGGGCCTGCGCCGAAAGCCCCGCCGCCGTCATCGGCGTGAAGGAGCAGGATGGGACGCCCGACCTTACCATCGGGTTCCGCCGCGACGAGGCCGCCTTCCGCCTGCCCAGGCTCACCGACCGCCCGGCCTGGGTTCCGGCCCTAGGCAGGCTGTACGTGGTCGTGGACGACCACACGGTGCACGCACTCGATCTGGGGGCGGGCAAGAGCCTGTGGGAATCCCACCTCGATTTCAGCATCAACCGCATCCTGGCGAGCGACGATGGCCGCTTCGCCTATGCCGTGCCCGACAGCTTCCTGCACAACGCGCAGATCGTCTCGCTGCTGGCCGACACGGGCAAGGTGCACCGCCGCCGCACCGTGCTCGGCGGCTCGCTGACCGATGCGGCGCTGACGCCCGCCGCCCTCTACGTGGCGGAACGCGACACCGACAATGCGTTGGTCGTCCGCGCATTGGAACCGGGCAACCTGGCCGAGCGTTGGCGCGCGGCTCCGTTGCCTGTCGCGCAGCCATCGCCCCTGGCGGTCGGAGACCGCTTCGTGGCCATCGCAGGGCGCCATGCGGGCCAGCGCACCGCCTTCCTCCTGGATGCCGCCACGGGCCGCATCCTCGGCGACGCGTCGCCCAGGGGCGCCAGCGAACTCTCCACGGCACTAGCCGAGGACCTGCTCGTGCTCGCCACCGACCGGGGGGTCTTCGCCTTCGGCTCCTCGCAGCGCGAGGCGCTGGACCAGCGCATCGCTGCCCTGGGCCCCAGGGCCGAGGCGGGCGACCTGGCGGCTCTGGCCTCGCTTGCAACGGCCCTTTACCAGCGGGGCGACGAGAGGCACGCCATCGCCATGCTCGCCCGAGCGTGCGCAAGCGAAGCGCTCTCCGCCTCCGACTACGCCACGCTGAAGGACCAGCTCAACTCGCTCCGCGAGTCCCTTGCCGCGCGCTCGCCGGCGACGTTCGAGGCCGCCCACATGGCCGTGCCGCCCAACATTGACGGCGCCATTGACGAGCCCTGGCGCGCGGACCTGGCGGCGCGCCTCGACGACCCGACCGCCATTGACGAGGTGCAGGGCATCCCCATCTCGGAGGCCCGCTGGCGCTCGCCCAGCGACCTCTCCGCCGTCGTCTACACGGGCTGGGACGCCCGCTATTTCTACTTCGCCGTTGACGTGACCGACGACGTGCACCGCACGTACACGAGCCAGGGAGAGACCTGGATAGGCGACGGGCTGATCATCTCGGTGGACTGCGAGAACGACGGCGGCTACGGCTACCGCTTCACGAGCAGGGACTTGCTGCTCACGCTGGCGCTGACGCGCAAGGACGAGCGCCGCGACGACGAGGGCGAGGACGAGCCCAGCGGCGAATACCGCGTGCGCCTGAAAGAGGACAACTCGGGCGCCGTCTATGAGGTGGCCCTTCCGTGGGACTACCTGGGCATCGAGGACCCCAAGCCTGGTCTCCGCTTCGGCTTCAACGTCACCGTGACCGACGACGACGGCGACCGCGCCGTGAAGTGCATTTCGCTCACTCCGGGGATGATTCTCGATCGTGACCGTGCGCTGATGGTCCGGGGCTTCACCCCGGCCTACTTCGGCGATGTGGTGCTTACCGGGCGCCCGGCCGGCCCGGCCCCCCTCTGGACGCCCCCCGTCGCCCCGCGGGACGACGCCGTGCGCGTCCACCGCATCCGTCTGTCCAAGGAGAAGTAG
- a CDS encoding A24 family peptidase — protein MLSTLDAAREILLLAVLVIAAYTDLAWGKVYNWATLPAIAAGLMLGYILGGVGSLAQTVPSAAAAAATGESTRGFCLLDSVLGIVLAGGIFGVFFLYGAFGAADVKLACAIGALKGWYFAVLAIGASALVGGVLALGVLIWKGQLRRGLRDSLAAVLRPGKFARRQQEQTPARLTVPYCFAISVGTLWVWLARAGVF, from the coding sequence GTGCTGAGCACCCTGGACGCGGCGCGTGAGATTCTGCTGTTGGCGGTCCTCGTGATTGCCGCATATACGGATCTCGCGTGGGGGAAGGTGTACAACTGGGCGACGCTGCCGGCGATTGCTGCCGGCCTGATGCTGGGCTACATCCTGGGCGGGGTGGGCAGCCTGGCGCAGACGGTGCCGAGCGCTGCGGCAGCAGCGGCGACGGGCGAGTCAACGAGGGGCTTCTGCCTGCTCGACAGCGTGTTGGGGATCGTGCTGGCGGGCGGCATCTTCGGGGTGTTCTTTCTCTATGGGGCGTTCGGGGCCGCCGATGTGAAGCTGGCCTGCGCGATCGGCGCCCTGAAGGGCTGGTACTTCGCGGTGCTGGCCATTGGCGCGTCGGCGCTGGTCGGCGGAGTGCTGGCGCTGGGCGTGCTGATCTGGAAGGGGCAGCTCCGCAGGGGGCTGCGGGACTCCTTGGCCGCGGTGCTGCGGCCCGGGAAGTTCGCGCGGCGCCAGCAGGAGCAGACCCCGGCGCGGCTCACCGTGCCCTACTGCTTCGCGATCAGCGTGGGCACGTTGTGGGTGTGGCTGGCGAGGGCCGGTGTGTTCTGA